One Cydia amplana chromosome 18, ilCydAmpl1.1, whole genome shotgun sequence DNA segment encodes these proteins:
- the LOC134656557 gene encoding uncharacterized protein LOC134656557, whose product MVKTRGALEREKLKHTTDAQSEVPCPKNSKEEEFMDRASQFNAKALSLQIQPSAKEGSIKTETEHGYHRSNTSNKTSMSSLQAKKKQLELDAAEAKARIEKELIDKKLDAELAKLDEEYSQKSRCSGEQRSILSETSQKVEQWLEKSRQDDQDERVLATPWQEPNPGPSSLQTLAQAMEKLATTTQSANTRLLSRLATSKDLPLFSGESLEWIQFKKSYEQSTMLCNYSDTENIARLEKCLRGEAKETVSSLFTTDTSPRAILDALELRFGRPDLIINKILTQFKKLQPLPQAYHIELVNFAVRVKNYVAAAESIKQTDHLRSPELLSIVISKCPSALINKWADYIYEHSDTNKAKLQLFSEFLHKEATKIAAAGVTHIHSQNEHKFPKKMEDRKLQVHPILNNDNDTNTKCKFCKVSYHPLTNCIKFKRALRKDKWRFVKINRICHKCLLLGHGKETCPAASCDVDGCGLPHHRLLHWPNKPNAASAAPRNNSTNEDPNNTPTLSATDESANNNPTTAIVTNTVVEPSDSDSVYLKSVRVNLHGPGGTIATYALLDDGAAVSLISADLANCVNLQAVLGRPLTAEHALTTVLYERAKPAAEICNACTPPSTATPADILAARRETHTCTNADTHSSPQSSSDALSDSTDKQLHELVRRSFALESIGVNSKPRVNKDDIRAVNIIDNSAKLINGSYEISLPWKNDAKLPDSYPNAYKRFLAVERRMLSDEGYASRYTERINHLLENNYARLLSDDELLAPHKRIFYLAHFGVDNKNKKKLRLVHDASAATAGRSLNDYLLQGPDLLQSLLGIMLRFREKPVAIMGDIKEFFHRIKITKEDQHALRFLWRENANSELKTYVMTSLLFGTNCSPFIAQHIKNKNAMRFQNEMPEAVKAILKSHYMDDYIESVDNEQLAIKMITEVSEIHKQGGFEIRNWISNKPEVLECTPKETLSDKAIRFKTGCDDVPERTLGLLWYPASDTFGFDLSLKRIPTEIINLQRKPTKRELLRIYMSIFDIFGFLAPFTVKAKIMLRNIWRTDTKWDDEIPTNEYTVFRNWITELQTLKDLRIPRFYFHDERVMSERDNTDNARCHTLRQNETTIELELHIFCDAAPTAYAAVAYWRKVHNINEVQVSFIASKCRSSPVKKYITIPKLEMESAVIACRLADTIAREHRLTACTRYFWTDSLIVLHQIKNDTRNYKVFIANRLGEIDELSQSCEWNYIPTDLNIADKATKLNTYELNNDCDWLRGPEFLYSPRDTWPKYDAAKQNINKDQLLQVNTLYEIKVEDLPVVPDLNKFSSWTRLWRCMANVLLFITRCRRPGNAQIDADTMQRAETELLRYSQMKSFPEEIYALKNNKAIEPNSRLRKLTPILDDHGLLRVGGRIDAASYVDFDLKRPVILDGHDYITRLIIKRYHEMAAHGNNETVVNDIRQKYWIVNLRPTVRTVATRCLYCRIKKARPSNPRMGDLPAARLAHHQRPFTHCGVDLFGHMEVTVGRRHEKRYGVLFTCMTVRAIHIELVPSLSADSFIMALRRMASRRGWPYRMYSDHGTNFRGADAELRRSFKEINDQASVRDLLTTHELEWRFISPASPHMGGSWERLIRSVKTSLKVILKERAPREEVLITLLAEVENIVNSRPLSYVSTDHGDPESLTPNHFLIGSSSNLPVPGVFDDTDLFRKKMWRIAQRLTDAFWRRWMREVLPNLLPRQKWCQEGKQLKKGDVVVIVDPAMPRNVWPKGRVHEVHAGADGRIRIVDVKTQSGMLTRPVARLALLPTADDDCP is encoded by the exons ATGGTTAAAACGCGGGGTGCTCTCGAAAGAGAGAAGTTGAAACATACCACGGATGCTCAGAGTGAAGTGCCATGCCCAAAGAACTCCAAAGAAGAAGAATTTATGGATCGCGCAAGTCAGTTCAACGCGAAGGCGCTCAGTTTGCAGATTCAGCCCAGCGCGAAAGAGGGTAGCAtcaaaactgaaactgaacatggTTATCACCGATCTAATACTTCAAATAAAACTTCGATGTCTTCACTacaggcaaaaaaaaaacaattagagtTAGACGCCGCCGAAGCTAAAGCTAGGATCGAGAAAGAGTTAATAGATAAAAAGCTAGACGCTGAACTCGCTAAGCTGGATGAAGAATATTCTCAGAAGTCCCGTTGCAGTGGAGAACAACGATCTATTTTGTCCGAAACATCTCAAAAAGTGGAACAGTGGCTCGAGAAAAGTCGCCAAGACGATCAAGACGAACGCGTTCTCGCGACCCCTTGGCAAGAACCGAACCCCGGACCCAGCTCACTTCAAACCCTAGCACAAGCAATGGAAAAACTAGCTACTACAACTCAAAGTGCTAATACTCGCCTGTTATCTCGATTAGCCACGTCTAAGGACTTACCGTTATTTTCTGGTGAATCGCTCGAGTggattcaatttaaaaaatcatacgaACAATCCACGATGTTATGCAACTATAGTGATACTGAAAATATCGCGAGATTAGAGAAATGTCTCCGTGGTGAAGCTAAAGAAACGGTCTCGTCTTTATTTACGACCGATACCTCACCACGCGCCATCCTAGACGCACTAGAGCTACGATTCGGAAGACCCGACCTaatcataaataaaatcttaacacaatttaaaaaattgcAACCTTTACCGCAAGCGTATCATATCGAGTTGGTGAACTTCGCCGTCAGAGTAAAGAATTACGTGGCAGCTGCAGAGTCTATTAAGCAGACCGATCATCTTCGAAGCCCTGAGTTACTAAGCATCGTTATATCAAAGTGTCCCAGTGCGCTTATCAACAAGTGGGCAGACTATATATACGAACATAGCGATACAAATAAAGCTAAATTGCAGTTATTCTCCGAGTTCCTGCACAAAGAAGCTACGAAGATCGCCGCCGCTGGTGTAACTCATATCCATTCTCAAAATGAACACAAGTTTCCCAAAAAGATGGAAGACCGAAAACTTCAAGTTCACCCCATTTTAAACAACGATAATGATACTAACACGAAGTGCAAGTTTTGTAAGGTGTCTTATCATCCGCTGACTAATTGCATTAAATTTAAACGCGCGCTACGCAAGGATAAATGGCgctttgtcaaaataaatagaatatgcCATAAATGCCTGTTGCTAGGCCACGGGAAAGAAACCTGCCCGGCCGCATCGTGCGATGTTGACGGCTGCGGGCTACCCCACCACCGCCTCCTTCACTGGCCGAATAAACCTAACGCAGCCAGTGCAGCGCCACGCAATAACAGCACTAATGAAGACCCAAATAATACGCCAACATTAAGCGCGACAGATGAATCTGCCAACAACAATCCCACGACCGCAATCGTAACAAATACTGTCGTGGAAcctagtgatagtgatagtgtTTACCTAAAGTCTGTACGAGTGAACCTGCATGGACCTGGCGGCACTATTGCTACATACGCCCTTCTAGACGATGGGGCCGCAGTGAGTCTCATATCAGCTGATCTTGCTAACTGTGTCAACCTTCAAG CTGTACTCGGCCGACCTTTGACCGCCGAGCATGCCTTGACAACCGTGCTGTATGAGCGCGCTAAACCGGCCGCCGAAATCTGCAACGCATGCACTCCGCCCTCCACCGCCACCCCCGCGGACATACTTGCCGCGCGGCGGGAGACGCACACATGCACAAACGCAGACACACACTCATCACCTCAATCGTCAAGCGATGCACTTAGCGACAGCACAGATAAACAACTTCATGAACTGGTTCGCCGATCGTTTGCGCTCGAATCAATAGGAGTGAACTCTAAGCCACGCGTAAATAAGGACGACATTCGCGCAGTCAACATCATTGATAACTCTGCAAAATTAATTAACGGGAGTTATGAAATTAGTTTACCATGGAAAAACGATGCTAAACTGCCTGACTCTTACCCAAATGCTTACAAGAGATTCCTCGCTGTGGAAAGAAGAATGTTGTCAGATGAAGGATACGCCTCTAGGTATACGGAGCGTATTAATCATCTACTTGAAAACAATTACGCCCGATTATTATCAGACGACGAATTGTTAGCGCcacataaacgcatattttaTTTAGCCCATTTCGGAGTCGATaacaaaaacaagaaaaaattgAGACTTGTGCATGACGCCTCAGCCGCCACCGCCGGTCGATCCCTGAACGACTACCTACTCCAGGGTCCTGACCTACTTCAGTCTTTACTGGGCATCATGCTACGCTTTCGAGAAAAACCTGTTGCAATTATGGGCGATATAAAAGAATTCTTCCATCGCATCAAGATAACGAAAGAAGATCAGCACGCATTACGATTTTTATGGCGCGAAAACGCAAACAGCGAACTAAAAACCTACGTTATGACGTCATTGTTATTTGGAACCAATTGTTCTCCATTCATTGCacaacatattaaaaataaaaatgcaatgcgATTCCAAAACGAAATGCCTGAAGCGGTCAAAGCCATTCTGAAGTCACATTATATGGACGACTACATCGAGAGTGTGGACAACGAGCAGTTAGCTATCAAGATGATAACAGAAGTTTCCGAAATCCACAAACAAGGTGGCTTCGAAATAAGAAATTGGATTTCTAACAAACCCGAAGTCTTGGAATGCACGCCAAAAGAAACCTTAAGTGATAaggcaataaggttcaaaaccgGATGCGACGACGTACCTGAGAGAACGCTCGGGTTGCTATGGTACCCGGCCAGCGACACATTCGGCTTTGATTTATCACTTAAACGCATTCCGACGGAGATAATTAACCTGCAAAGAAAACCTACGAAGCGGGAACTCCTGCGCATCTATATGtcaatatttgacatttttggCTTTCTTGCGCCATTTACTGTTAAAGCAAAAATAATGCTACGAAATATCTGGAGAACGGATACTAAATGGGACGATGAGATTCCTACGAATGAATATACAGTATTTCGCAACTGGATAACGGAATTACAAACTTTGAAAGATTTGCGCATTCCAAGGTTTTATTTTCACGACGAACGAGTTATGAGCGAGCGCGATAATACTGATAACGCTCGCTGCCACACCTTGCGCCAGAATGAGACGACTATAGAACTCGAACTTCACATCTTTTGCGATGCTGCTCCCACTGCATACGCTGCCGTCGCTTATTGGCGTAAAGTACATAACATCAATGAAGTACAAGTTTCATTCATCGCGAGTAAGTGTCGTTCGTCACCTGTGAAGAAATATATAACTATACCTAAACTTGAGATGGAATCAGCTGTTATCGCCTGCAGACTCGCTGACACAATAGCGCGCGAACACAGGTTGACCGCCTGCACACGATACTTCTGGACCGATTCCTTAATCGTTTTACATCAAATAAAAAACGACACGCGCAACTATAAAGTTTTTATCGCTAATAGACTTGGCGAAATTGATGAATTATCTCAATCCTGTGAAtggaattatatacctaccgacTTGAATATAGCTGACAAAGCGACAAAGTTAAATACTTACGAGTTGAATAACGACTGCGACTGGCTCCGCGGCCCTGAATTCCTGTACTCGCCGCGGGACACCTGGCCGAAGTATGACGCtgcaaaacaaaacataaacaaagatcAGCTGTTACAAGTAAACACGCTATATGAAATAAAGGTTGAAGACTTACCTGTTGTTCCTGATTTGAATAAATTCTCTTCGTGGACCAGACTATGGAGATGTATGGCAAACGTTTTGTTGTTTATTACGAGGTGCAGAAGACCTGGTAATGCGCAGATTGATGCCGACACGATGCAACGCGCTGAAACTGAATTATTGCGTTACTCACAGATGAAATCGTTTCCAGAAGAGATTTATGCACTGAAAAATAATAAGGCAATCGAACCAAACAGCCGTTTACGCAAGTTAACCCCAATATTAGATGATCACGGATTGCTACGCGTCGGCGGGAGGATCGACGCTGCTTCGTATGTTGATTTCGACCTGAAACGTCCCGTTATACTTGACGGACATGATTATATAACGAGATTGATAATCAAGCGTTATCACGAGATGGCTGCGCACGGCAATAACGAAACTGTAGTCAACGATATTCGTCAAAAATATTGGATTGTCAATTTACGCCCTACGGTACGTACAGTCGCGACACGATGTTTGTATTGCCGAATTAAAAAAGCAAGACCTAGCAACCCACGGATGGGAGACTTACCGGCGGCGCGACTCGCCCATCATCAACGCCCGTTTACTCACTGCGGCGTTGACTTATTTGGGCATATGGAAGTGACAGTCGGCCGTCGTCACGAGAAGCGGTACGGAGTACTCTTCACCTGCATGACAGTACGAGCAATCCATATAGAATTGGTACCCTCGCTGTCTGCCGATTCCTTTATCATGGCCTTGAGACGAATGGCATCACGACGAGGCTGGCCGTACAGAATGTACTCAGACCATGGTACCAACTTCAGAGGCGCTGATGCTGAACTGAGGAGATCGTTTAAAGAGATAAACGACCAAGCTAGCGTCAGAGACCTACTGACTACACATGAACTTGAATGGCGCTTCATATCACCGGCGAGTCCACACATGGGCGGCTCCTGGGAGCGATTAATTAGAAGCGTCAAGACATCCCTGAAAGTGATCTTAAAGGAACGAGCCCCACGCGAAGAGGTTTTGATCACATTGTTGGCAGAGGtggaaaatattgtaaatagtcGTCCGCTTAGCTACGTATCGACAGACCACGGCGACCCAGAAAGTTTGACACCAAACCACTTCCTCATAGGCTCCTCTTCGAACCTCCCAGTTCCTGGAGTATTTGATGATACTGACCTGTTCCGGAAGAAAATGTGGAGAATAGCACAAAGACTTACCGATGCATTCTGGCGGCGTTGGATGCGCGAGGTACTACCAAACCTTCTACCACGACAAAAATGGTGCCAAGAGGGCAAACAGCTAAAAAAGGGCGATGTCGTGGTAATCGTAGACCCAGCGATGCCTAGAAATGTCTGGCCCAAAGGACGGGTCCATGAAGTTCACGCTGGCGCCGATGGGCGCATTCGAATCGTCGATGTAAAAACACAATCCGGAATGCTTACCAGACCAGTGGCGCGTTTAGCGTTGCTCCCCACAGCTGATGATGATTGTCCTTGA